Within Pirellulales bacterium, the genomic segment GCCAGGGCGGCGGCCTCGACGCCCCGCCGCTCTCCGCTGCGAAGAATGCTGCTCGCAGGGCGGTCTTTCGCGGGTAGATCGATCTGGCCGAGGCTCGATTGGCCCGTGACCAGCGGCAATGCGGGTCGCCGCCCCTCGCGGCGAAAGTAATCGGTCAACTTGTGGGCCGCGATCGAGAACAAATAGCCCTCGAGCGGCCGCGAGGCGTCGTAATTCGGCAGGCTCGTGAGAAAGCCGATGAACGTCTCCTGCACGACATCCTCGCCGGCATTGCGGCGCCCGACGCGCGATTCGACAAACGCCAGCAGTCGTCCTTCGAATCGGGCGATCAATTCTTCCCACGCCTCCAGTTCGCCGGCTTGAATGCGATCGATCAAAACAGCGTCGGACGACATAAGTCAAGTACGAAGGACGAAGGACAAAGTACGAAAGGAAGGGCGTCAACGATTGATGACCGGAGTGCCGCGGGGGGCGCCTCGTTTGAGGAGCGAGTAAATTCCGCCGAGCAGGGCGAGCGCGAGCGCGGTGCCGGCAGCCGCATAGTGTAGCCGGCCGCCGACCGTTGCCTCTCGCGCGCGATCGATCAGGTCGCCGCGGACCTGGCTATCGAAGACCAAGAGTGCATGAAGCTGGTTCATCGGAGCGACGGTGCTATTGACCGTCTCCCAGTACGTGTCCTTGACAAGCTGCGAGTTGACGTAATCGGGTTCCAGCACGATTTCTTGCCCCGTCGCTTCGGGAATATAATCGGCGACATATTTGTTGACGGCGTCGTTAATCGCCAGGATGATCGCCCGTTCGCATTCCGCTTCCGTGAGATAGGGCCCAGAGCTGACGCCGGTCTCGAAAACCTGTTGGCCATTGTCGAGCGACGTGCGGTGCAGCGCGCGGCCGAGCCAATCGGGACGCCGCCTCGGCGCGGATGGCGGTGAAGCTGACGCGGTAGGTGGCGAGGATATCGTCGCCGCCTCGGCCGATTTTCCGGCGGAATTGGAATCCAATCGCGGCGCGGCATCGGCTTGCTTCCGCTCGCGGTCGGAAGTCACTCGCTCGCGCTCGAGGTTCGATTGCCGCATCCGCTCTGCTTCTTGCGTCACTGCTTCTTGCGTCGCGAAATGGGCGTAGTCCTGGCGCAACGACACGCGGGTCGCGAAATAACCGGCGAACACGAAGAAACCCACGCCGAGCACGAACAGGAGGATGCCGAACACCGGCTTCCAATGATGGTGGTTAAACATCCAAACGATGCCAAACAGCACCAGGACGGCCACGAAGAGCACCATCGGAATACCGAATGTCCGGATTGGTGTAGTGGGATCCATTTTAGTACGCCTCCGACTATCCGCGCCGACACAATGCGTGCCGGCTTGCTTCGGCACGCCGAGCGTGCCCTACTTGTCACTTGCCACCGGTCGCCTGCCACTCGATGCGTCCTCGGTCGCGCGGCGGAATCCATACGCCGGCCATTTGCACGGCGATCGAGATCGTCGCGGCGAGCATCAGGCCCCAGGGCTGTGGCAACGGCCACAGCGTGTTCGCCACGCCGGCCCAAAATACCGTGACCGCGACTGACCAAATTCGCAATCGCGAGCGACGCAGCGGGTCCGCCTGCCGCCACCATCGCAAGACAAAGAATAAGAATCCAAAGTACGTCAAGAATGAATACACCGACGGCGCGCCATAGGCATCTTGCCATTGCCCCTCGTTCGCCATCGAGGGAATGAATAGGTGCCCGGCACTAATCGGCCACGGCAAATGACGGTTCATTTCATAGGGTAAATGCACGAGCAAACCCGTCTGAACTCCGTAGGCGGCGGCGCCCAACAGCAGCCCGACCGCCAGCATCACGAACCGCCGCAGCGTGGTGTCTTCTCGGCTTCCCTGCCAAAGCTTAGCGGGGATCAGAACGCCCCAGGCCCCGACGATCGCCGAGAGCGCAAGCCAAGCGTATTGGTTCAAATTCGATTGGACGGATGGGCCGTGGATTCCGCCGCGGACGAGAAACATCACTAGAGCCACGAAAATCGCGACAATCGCCCCAGCGAACATCGAGCCGACCAATTCCGTCGCCCGTTGCCTCCCGGTCAACGGAGGCAGCGACGTCCCGCCATTTTGCCAGCGCTGGAAGGTCGGGCCGCCGCGCCCCCATGTCTTGGGATTCATCGCGATCGGGGGAGCCGCGGAGCCGGCCCCTGGCTGAATGTTCGATGCTGCACGGCGTTGCTTCTTAAATGCAAGGGCCCACACGACCCAATAGACTCCATAAAACACGGATAGCACTGCGAGGGTTGGAAGCCAGATCAATGCGGTTTTCAGCAACAAAACCAATGCGGCGATCAGAATGATGAGTCGCTGCCAGGCGAGAAGATTCGACCGGTCCCACCAGCGGCGCACGTCGAACCATGTGGTCCGAACCAAACGCCACAGTGGCTCCTCATTTCCCGCTGGAGGAATCACTTCGGCGCGAATTGGCGGGTCGTCTACGGCGCCATTGTGGAACGCCGCAGCGACTGCGGGCCCGTCGGCCGGATGAACGGCAGCGGCAACCGGCGCAGCGGCGACGGGCACGCCGGCGACTGGCAAACCGATAGCGATTGGCGAGCCGGTCTTTACCCCCCCAGCCGCCACCAAAGTCGGCGGCAGCACGGCACAACGTTGCGGATCGGCGTAGCCGCCACCTGATCGCGGCAACAAGGCCATCAGGTCCCCCACCGAACGCACGCGCTGCTCGGGGTCTTTCGCCAGCGCCCGGGCGATTGCCGTTCGGTACGGCTCCGCGATCATCGACAAATCCGGCTGCGCGGTGA encodes:
- a CDS encoding serine/threonine-protein kinase, encoding MNLHATQPTENSAPAPGAARFAFASGARPLDGYTIKRGVGHGGFGEVYYAVSDAGKEVALKLVRRNLDIELRGVTQCLNLKHPNLVSLFDIRQDDQGETWVVMEYVSGQCLQEVLASHPSGLPVEQVMQWMQGIGAGVAYLHDHGIVHRDLKPGNVFCEDGTVKIGDYGLSKFISCSRRSGQTGSVGTVHYMAPEVANGRYGKEVDIYALGIVLYEMITGHVPFDGESLGEVLMKHLTAQPDLSMIAEPYRTAIARALAKDPEQRVRSVGDLMALLPRSGGGYADPQRCAVLPPTLVAAGGVKTGSPIAIGLPVAGVPVAAAPVAAAVHPADGPAVAAAFHNGAVDDPPIRAEVIPPAGNEEPLWRLVRTTWFDVRRWWDRSNLLAWQRLIILIAALVLLLKTALIWLPTLAVLSVFYGVYWVVWALAFKKQRRAASNIQPGAGSAAPPIAMNPKTWGRGGPTFQRWQNGGTSLPPLTGRQRATELVGSMFAGAIVAIFVALVMFLVRGGIHGPSVQSNLNQYAWLALSAIVGAWGVLIPAKLWQGSREDTTLRRFVMLAVGLLLGAAAYGVQTGLLVHLPYEMNRHLPWPISAGHLFIPSMANEGQWQDAYGAPSVYSFLTYFGFLFFVLRWWRQADPLRRSRLRIWSVAVTVFWAGVANTLWPLPQPWGLMLAATISIAVQMAGVWIPPRDRGRIEWQATGGK
- a CDS encoding RNA polymerase sigma factor; the encoded protein is MSSDAVLIDRIQAGELEAWEELIARFEGRLLAFVESRVGRRNAGEDVVQETFIGFLTSLPNYDASRPLEGYLFSIAAHKLTDYFRREGRRPALPLVTGQSSLGQIDLPAKDRPASSILRSGERRGVEAAALARAIAEQIERWTSRDEWEKIKCAELLFVAGWPNKRAAAELGISEQAVANQKFEFLERLRSSLRKQRLSEDLFPELHETN